One region of Diabrotica undecimpunctata isolate CICGRU chromosome 6, icDiaUnde3, whole genome shotgun sequence genomic DNA includes:
- the LOC140442815 gene encoding uncharacterized protein, whose amino-acid sequence MSEAGQYIPPLLIFPLKRWQEELLDGAPPGSVGGCSDSGWVTGPLFLKWFKHFSSIVNPSKENPVLLILDGHYSHTRNLELIDIARKSGVSIVCLPPHSTDKLQHLDVSFMFLLKTRYAKAIEQWFSSNLNRVVRKLSLFCEAYLRATTLETAVNGLRKTWIHPFNSDVFQEHDFIARQLEQQKVPANGRDNDNQNVLVPPQAISPRDIQNVSVPPQVVSPRDIQNVPVIEPSTSSRAGTSFLVTGSPHKTSLTISLQKKQMAEEKRQSKAKKRLIMEDKVNPSTSLNKRLKKKTTKWNLNSSDSENETEVPLVSTDDEDSSGDEDAPCAICGKRFSQDKRGEKWIRCSECFKWCHEMCSTSTKVKNFVCDLCLEV is encoded by the coding sequence ATGTCAGAAGCAGGCCAGTATATTCCACCCTTGTTAATATTTCCACTTAAAAGGTGGCAGGAAGAATTGCTTGACGGAGCTCCCCCGGGGTCAGTAGGCGGATGTTCAGATTCAGGTTGGGTAACTGGTCCTTTATTTCTTAAGTGGTTTAAACACTTCAGTTCCATTGTGAACCCATCAAAAGAGAATCCTGTTTTGCTTATCCTTGATGGTCACTATTCCCACACTAGAAATCTCGAACTTATTGACATTGCAAGAAAGTCAGGAGTATCTATAGTTTGCCTTCCTCCACACTCAACAGACAAACTACAGCATTTGGATGTATCGTTTATGTTTCTTTTGAAAACTAGATACGCAAAAGCTATAGAACAATGGTTTTCTAGTAACCTAAATAGAGTTGTCAGGAAACTCAGTCTCTTTTGTGAGGCGTATCTTCGTGCAACTACTCTTGAAACGGCCGTCAATGGGCTTAGGAAGACCTGGATCCATCCATTTAATTCTGATGTCTTTCAGGAGCATGATTTTATTGCTAGACAACTTGAACAGCAAAAGGTGCCTGCCAATGGACGGGATAATGACAACCAGAATGTTCTAGTCCCACCTCAAGCGATCAGTCCACGAGACATCCAGAATGTTTCAGTCCCACCTCAAGTGGTCAGTCCACGAGACATTCAGAATGTTCCAGTTATCGAACCTTCCACATCTTCTAGAGCCGGTACTTCATTCTTGGTAACTGGATCTCCTCACAAAACTTCTCTCACAATCtctttacaaaagaaacaaatggCAGAAGAGAAGAGGCAGTCAAAGGCCAAGAAACGTCTCATCATGGAAGATAAAGTAAATCCTAGCACATCATTGAACAAACGTCTCAAGAAAAAAACAACGAAGTGGAATTTAAATTCAAGTGACTCTGAGAACGAAACAGAAGTTCCACTGGTATCAACCGATGATGAGGATAGTTCTGGTGATGAAGATGCACCATGTGCCATTTGTGGAAAACGTTTTTCACAAGACAAGCGAGGAGAAAAATGGATAAGGTGTTCGGAATGCTTCAAGTGGTGCCATGAGATGTGTTCAACTTCAACCAAGgtcaaaaattttgtttgtgattTGTGTCTGGAGGTGTAA